In one Hoplias malabaricus isolate fHopMal1 chromosome X1, fHopMal1.hap1, whole genome shotgun sequence genomic region, the following are encoded:
- the LOC136676115 gene encoding mitochondrial coenzyme A transporter SLC25A42-like, whose product MGNGVQESQRALTQGEVLPLSTSSQSEGFKQSRSVLNSLFSGALAGAVAKTAVAPLDRTKIIFQVSSNRFSAKEAYRLIYRTYRQDGFLSLWRGNSATMVRVIPYAAIQFCAHEQYKRLLGGYYGFQGKALPPVPRLLAGSLAGTTAAMLTYPLDMVRARMAVTPKEMYSNILHVFVRISREEGLKTLYRGFTPTILGVVPYAGLSFFTYETLKKIHAEKTGKAQPFSYERLAFGACAGLIGQSTSYPLDVVRRRMQTAGVTGHTYGTILGTMREIVSEEGIIRGLYKGLSMNWVKGPIAVGISFMTFDLTQIFLRKVGYSSR is encoded by the exons ATGGGGAATGGAGTACAGGAAAGTCAGAGGGCCCTCACACAGGGCGAGGTGCTGCCACTCTCCACCTCCAGCCAGTCGGAG ggttttAAGCAGAGCCGCTCTGTGTTGAACTCATTGTTCTCCGGAGCCTTGGCAGGAGCTGTGGCCAAAACAGCTGTGGCTCCACTGGACAGAACAAAGATCATCTTCCAAG tgtCTTCAAACAGGTTTTCTGCCAAG GAGGCATATCGGCTGATTTACCGCACATATCGACAGGATGGCTTCCTCAGCCTATGGAGGGGCAACTCAGCCACCATGGTGCGGGTTATCCCCTACGCTGCCATTCAGTTTTGTGCCCATGAGCAATACAAGAGGTTGCTGGGAGGGTATTATGGCTTCCAGGGGAA GGCTTTGCCTCCTGTGCCACGTCTCTTGGCTGGTTCTCTAGCTGGAACCACGGCTGCCATGCTCACATATCCACTGGACATGGTCCGTGCTCGGATGGCTGTCACTCCCAAAGAGAT GTACAGTAACATACTGCACGTTTTTGTACGTATCTCTCGGGAGGAGGGGCTGAAGACGCTCTACAGGGGATTCACTCCAACTATACTGGGCGTGGTTCCCTACGCAGGACTCAGCTTCTTTACATATGAAACTCTCAAGAAGATCCATGCAG aaaAGACAGGGAAAGCCCAGCCTTTCTCATATGAGCGGTTGGCGTTTGGAGCATGCGCTGGACTGATCGGTCAGTCGACCTCCTACCCTCTTGACGTGGTGCGTCGGCGAATGCAAACAGCCGGTGTAACTGGCCACACGTACGGCACCATCCTAGGCACCATGCGGGAGATTGTGTCTGAAGAGGGCATCATCCGGGGCCTCTACAAGGGCCTGAGCATGAACTGGGTCAAGGGGCCCATCGCCGTGGGAATTAGCTTTATGACATTCGACCTCACCCAGATCTTCCTTCGCAAAGTGGGCTACAGCTCACGGTAA